A portion of the Ornithodoros turicata isolate Travis unplaced genomic scaffold, ASM3712646v1 Chromosome169, whole genome shotgun sequence genome contains these proteins:
- the LOC135372739 gene encoding uncharacterized protein K02A2.6-like, which yields MLRWTLTLGAYSYELRYRKGEDMDNADALSRLPLEVEPGATAEPNPPEVFLIEEVPQAAIHARNVAAATDRDQQVLLRVQQWTRDGWLKSSPQARDLKPYWTRRFEISIQDCCLLWGTRVIVPQALRQGILTTLHSGHAGIVRTKAMARSFVWWPGIDADIESMIGRCTPCQLTRNMPSRDASHPWLPPQKPWSRLHLDYAGPFQGRTFLMFVDTFSRWPEVIPVSSMSAAELIRHLRRVFATHGLPDVVFTDNGTSFTSSETADFLRRNSIRHMFSPPYHPQSNGVAERMVQNVKKQASPTTTRRSGLSSITSVVRITYNTMLGQHKISGATAHEP from the coding sequence ATGCTTCGTTGGACGCTGACGCTCGGAGCGTACAGTTACGAACTCCGTTACCGGAAGGGAGAAGACATGGACAACGCCGATGCCCTCAGCCGATTGCCACTAGAGGTGGAGCCCGGAGCCACAGCTGAACCCAACCCTCCGGAGGTTTTCCTTATTGAAGAAGTGCCACAAGCAGCGATACATGCCAGAAACGTTGCTGCTGCAACAGACAGAGATCAGCAGGTGTTgcttcgggttcaacagtggaCTAGAGACGGTTGGCTGAAGTCATCACCCCAAGCGAGAGATCTCAAGCCTTACTGGACACGCCGTTTCGAGATATCTATTCAGGATTGTTGCCTGCTTTGGGGAACCAGAGTTATTGTCCCTCAAGCACTACGGCAGGGGATCCTCACCACACTGCATTCAGGCCACGCAGGGATCGTACGCACGAAAGCAATGGCCAGAAGCTTTGTATGGTGGCCGGGGATCGATGCTGACATTGAGAGCATGATCGGTCGGTGCACCCCGTGCCAATTAACGCGAAATATGCCATCGAGAGACGCGTCACACCCGTGGCTGCCGCCACAGAAGCCTTGGTCAAGGCTGCATCTGGATTATGCAGGGCCTTTTCAAGGGCGCACATTCTTGATGTTCGTCGATACTTTCTCGAGATGGCCGGAGGTGATTCCTGTGTCGTCGATGTCGGCGGCCGAACTGATCCGTCATCTTCGCCGTGTGTTTGCGACGCACGGATTGCCCGATGTCGTGTTTACCGACAATGGCACGTCTTTCACTTCATCCGAGACGGCCGACTTCCTAAGAAGGAACTCGATCAGACACATGTTCTCTCCGCCATACCATCCGCAGTCGAATGGCGTCGCAGAACGTATGGTGCAGAACGTAAAAAAACAAGCTTCGCCAACTACGACGCGACGATCCGGACTGTCGTCTATCACGTCTGTTGTTCGCATTACGTACAACACCATGCTCGGACAGCACAAGATCTCCGGCGCAACTGCTCATGAACCGTAG